The genomic DNA GATCGAAATGTTGAACCGGCGGGGAAAGCCGAAGCCGCTCGGCAAGTCCGAGGTCGGACGCTTGGCGGGAAACAAGCGGATGGCATCGAACTCACGCTCCTCGCCCAAGTCCAATTCCACCCAGACGGGATCGGTCGCCTTCGGTTTATCGGTCATCCAGCCGACGTTCATGTGCTGTGCCGCCGGCTCCTCCGGCAAACCGAGGGGAGTCATGCCATCCACCAGAAACGAATTTGCCCACTGCCAAGGGGCTGTGGCGGGAGCATCTCCGGAAGAAGTCACCGTGGATCCCAGGGCAAGATTGCGCTCACCCGAAAAAGCAAAGGCCTCCGACCAGGCGTGGACATAGCTGGCGGAGTCTGCGTCCAGCCGCAGCTTCGTCGCCGAAATCCTCACTCCCGCGGCCTCCAGCGGCGGATCCACTGGAAACACGAAGGGATGGCCCGAGCGCACCGGATCCGCCCACAGGCCGCTCTTTTCGCCGATCTTGCGGAGAACTTTCCCGTCCTGGCCCAGCAGCTCCACCGAAAAGCGATCCGGCAGCCCGAACTGGGCTTCCAGCCCATCCACGCCATAGCGGCGGGCAGGTACCAAAACGACCAGATCGATATTTCCCGGGACGGGAAAGCGGAGATCCACCAGGCAGTCCTTCTGGTAGTCCGGCTCTTTTCCGATATAAAAGCTGGCAAGGCCGCCGGTTCCTCCTTGATCGGCCACCGGGACATTCGGGAATTCCGGCAGGGACTTCCGGATGGAGTCCTGTTCATTCTCCAGCGCCGTCAGCCGCCCGGAGAACCGATGGGCAAACTCATATTCCCAACCCCGATTTTCAGGCACCGCCGCATGGAGTGGCAGTTGGCAAAGAACCGATAGGGCGACTTGGCGAATCATCAGATCCTCAAAGGAAGCAACGCAACGGGGATGAACTCAAGCCAGCAAACCAACCCGGAAGGATCTGCCTCCCTTCACCCCTGTTCGTCCGACGTCGGTCTCCCTCCCCCAAGGAAAGGAGCCGGACCAATGGCAATGAAATGGGCGGGATGTGCTCACATCCCGCCCACAAGATGACATGCCGTGTTCTATTCGAAGAGCAGAGGCATTCCCGGCATCAGAGGCCGGAATCAAGCTTGAGGGCCGTAGGGCTCGACGGGATGACAACGGCACCGGTGGTGTACTTCATCGTGTCAGAGGTCGGGGTGCTGAAATCGTCCGAAAGGACGCCGGGATCTCCCGGGAAGGGACCATATATCGGGTAGTAGGTCTTGAAGACGGACAGGGGACCTGGCTGATAGATGGTGACACTGTCGGAAAACGCTGCCAGCCTTTCGAAGCCGGTGTTGCTGAGATTCACGGAATCGCCAACCAGCGGGTTCACCGGGCCGACAATGTTGACGACACCGCCGACGAGCTGGACGAAGGTGTCCGGAGCCTTCACTTCACCGGTAATGGTGAGGCGAACGTTCGCAGCCAAGCCAAGCACGAAGCCGGTGCCCGGAGGCACAGGGCGATCGCTGCCATCGGCGGTGGCAAAATCGGAAGACCAGCCGGTGCCACCATCACCCCCGTAGTAGTAGGTCTGGAAGGTGCCGTTGGCGTAGAAGGTGGCGCTGTCGCTGAAGGCATTCAGCGAAGCTTCAGCGCTGGAGAGAAAGCTCTTCAGCGTGACGTGCGGGCGAATGGTGATGGTCTCGGTGCCGGTGAGACCCAAGCCAGAGATATTGAAGCCAAGGGTGACCACGTTGGTGGTGTTCGAGACGATGTCGAGCACCACGCCAGCGTTCGGGCCGGAGGTGATTTCCGCGTAGAACTTCTTGTAAACGGCACCTTGGTTGTAGGCGTTCGCGGTCAGCGAATTGGCAGCCACCGTCAGGGTCGCGCCGCTCGCTGCAGTCAAAGCACCTGAAAACGCGGCCGGGTTGACGAAGCTAGGAATGCAAATATTGCCGCCGCCTATGCCGTCATAGGCATAGTAACCAACCGGAGTGGTGGTCGCGGCATTGGCCACACCAAAAGCGAAGAGCGCTCCGAGAAGCGTCGTAGGAATGAGGGGTTTCATGACGGTTTTATGTTAAGTCCGGCCTTCACTAGCATAACACATCTTGCGCCGCCAAGCTCTCGCTTCTTACTTTTTTGGACGCCCTGTGCCCTCGGAGCTCACCCGCTCCTTGACTCTACTTTTACCGCTCCTCTCCCCCATCCGGCCCTGTTCCCCATCCGGTCTGGTCTCGACTGGAGCCTGAGCTTCCAGGCATCGCCAACCGGGCAAAAAAAAATGGGCGGGATGCGAAAGCATCCCGCCCACAAGATTGACTATCTCCGTGCCGAGTATTAGCGGCGGCGGCGGATCAGACCGAACACGCCGAGAGCACCCAGAAGGGCGATCGAAGGCTCAGGAACGAGCTGGAAGCCGGAGTTGGTGCCGCTGACGTTCGTCAGGGTCGAAGTTCCCTTAAGGTCTTCGATCATGTTGGCCGGGTTCATGGTAACCGCGCCCAAGGAAGGAACGGTCGGGCCTTGGAAGATACCGAAACCGCCGGCGCTTTCGAGGAAGAGGTAGGTATTGTTACCGACCGCACCCATTTCGGTAGCAGCGCTGCTGGTGAAGGCACCGGCCGTGAAGGCAACCGGACCACGAACTGCGCCAGGATCGGCGCCGATCAGGGCTTCGAAGGCAGCACGCGTGGTGATGCCAGCGACCTGAGCGACGGTAAGATCGACAGCGGTCGAGTAGAAGTAGGCATTACCACTCAGAAGAGTGGCGGAGGTGCCAGCGGTGACCAGACCGACCGAGGTGTTTGCGATACCGGTAAGGGTAACGCTCACAGCATTGGCAGCACCGATGGTGGCTGCGGTCGCCATAAGGGCAGCAATAAACTTTGCTCTCATTGCTTTGATTTAATTAGTAGTGTTTTTATTCGGAGAGGGGAGACCCAGACCAAGGATTAGAGGCCGGAATCGATCTTGAGGGCCGTAGGACCCGACGGAATGACGACGGCACCGGTGGTGTACTTGATCGTGTCGGTGGTCGGAGTGGCGAAGTCGGAGGAGACAGTGCCATCACCCAGCGGGTAGTAGGTCACGAAGACGGACAACGGGCCCGGCTGGTAAACGGTGATGGAGTCAGAGAATGCTGCCAGCGAACCGAAGCCGGTGTTGCTGAGGTTCACGGCATCGCCAACCAGCGGGTTGACAGGGCCGACGATGTTGACAACGCCGGAGACGAGCTGGACGACGGTGTCCGGAGCCTTCACTTCACCAGTGATGGTGAGGCCGACGTTGGAGCCGAGGCCGAGCACGAAGCCGGTGCCAGGAGCGACCGGACGGGCACCGCCATCATCGGTGGCGAAGTCGGAAGACCAGCCGGTGCCGCCGTCGCCACCGTAGTAGTAGGTCTGGAAGGTGCCGTTGGCGTAGAAGGTGGCGCTATCGCTGAACGCACCCAGCGAAGCTTCGGCGCTGGCGAGCGAGCTCTTCAGCGTGACGTGCGGGCGAACCGTGATCGTCTCGGTGCCGGAGAGGCCCAAGGAAGCGACCGAGCTGGCGAGGGTGATCACGTTGGTGGTGTTCGAGACGATGTCGAGCACAACGCCGGCGTTCGGGCCGGAGGTGATTTCCGCGTAGAACTTCTTGTAAACGGCACCTTGGTTGTAGGCGTTCGCGGTAAGCGAGTTGGCAGCCACCGTCAGGGTGGTGCCGCTCGCTGCGGTCAGAGCACCCGCGAAGGCCGGGGCATTGACGAAGCCAGGAACGAAGAGGTTACCGCCGGCCTTGCCGTCGAAAGAGTAGTAACCGACCGGAGTGGTGGTCGCGGCATTGGCCACGCCTAATGCGAGAAGCGCCCCGAAAAGCGCGGTAGGGATGATTGGTTTCATGACGAGTCTGGGTTTAGGTCTGGATTTTATGTCCGTCGAGGAAAAAAGCGCAGGGGAAACGTGACGCCTTCGTCATGAGACGGGGTTGCCCAGCGAAATTCTCTTCATTAAACGCATTGAGCGTGATTCCAGCCGAATAGGCAAGGAAGTTTTATACCTGCAAATTCTTCGTTTATAATCAGAGACTTGCGCGAAATTCAGAAGCCCTCTTTTGGGCCGGAATTTCGCATTTGGCCCACAAATTGCGCGCGTGAAGAGACACGCGGTCGGCAGCGATAAAAAAATTTCGGCCAAAATCGGCGATATGACAATAAATGTCGATTTATCGCAAAAAAAGTGAGCTCAGAAATTTCCCGTTGTCCCGCTTTTGAGGGACAACGGGGTTTCGTTCCGAGGCTGGCGCGCCTAGCGAAGCTGAGGCGTCGCAGGTTGGCGTGAACCTCACCAAACGGTGACCGCGCGGAAGTGATCCAAACGTGTTTGGAGACCAGCGGCATCGAGCGCTTCCAGACCGCGGGTCGAGAAGGATTCGCAGGTGAAGGAGGCCACCACCGAGCCGTAAACCACGGCCTGGCGCAGGGTCGCAAAGTCGGGCTTCGTGGAGCCTTTAGCGGCCAGGTATCCTGCCAGGCCCCCGAGGAAACAGTCACCGGCACCGGTCGGATCGACGAGTTCCTGGATCGGGTAGGCGTGGCTACGGAAGAACTGCTCCTCACCGCCCTCGGCCGAGAACAGCATGGCGCCGTACTCACCGAGCTTGATGACGACGTGGCGCGGACCCTTGGCAAGAAGCTGGCGGCCAGCTTGGAGGAGATTGGAGGTGCGGGTGAATTCCCGGGCCTCGCTGTCGTTGATGACGAAGAGGTCGAGCTGCTTGAGCACGTCGTGGAGGCGCTCGTTGGCGATCTCGATCCACAGGTCCATGGTATCGGCGA from Luteolibacter sp. Y139 includes the following:
- a CDS encoding PEP-CTERM sorting domain-containing protein → MATAATIGAANAVSVTLTGIANTSVGLVTAGTSATLLSGNAYFYSTAVDLTVAQVAGITTRAAFEALIGADPGAVRGPVAFTAGAFTSSAATEMGAVGNNTYLFLESAGGFGIFQGPTVPSLGAVTMNPANMIEDLKGTSTLTNVSGTNSGFQLVPEPSIALLGALGVFGLIRRRR
- a CDS encoding PfkB family carbohydrate kinase: MSNPLPIVVGGTIAIDNVKTPFADETNLLGGSAAYAALAASFSGVPVNLVGIVGKDFPAPHLAMLEGRGISLDGVERSTGDSFTWSGEYFNNMNERTTHRVGLNVLESWEVKVPASAASSAFVVLANMSPDNQLQMLAQCQGADRFVIADTMDLWIEIANERLHDVLKQLDLFVINDSEAREFTRTSNLLQAGRQLLAKGPRHVVIKLGEYGAMLFSAEGGEEQFFRSHAYPIQELVDPTGAGDCFLGGLAGYLAAKGSTKPDFATLRQAVVYGSVVASFTCESFSTRGLEALDAAGLQTRLDHFRAVTVW